From Mucilaginibacter rubeus, a single genomic window includes:
- a CDS encoding FUSC family protein, producing the protein MEQKDLSQLTSEELLQEAKKIKSGNILDAAIIGFLIGVAVYSTVRNGFGFLTFLPLVYLPIATKNKLRNKEVEKLVKEKGLK; encoded by the coding sequence ATGGAACAAAAAGACTTATCACAACTAACAAGCGAAGAATTATTACAAGAGGCAAAAAAAATTAAATCGGGCAATATTTTAGATGCAGCAATCATCGGTTTTTTAATTGGGGTTGCCGTTTACAGTACTGTTAGGAACGGTTTTGGTTTCCTGACTTTTCTTCCGCTCGTCTATTTACCGATAGCAACTAAAAATAAGTTGAGAAATAAGGAAGTAGAAAAACTGGTAAAAGAAAAAGGTTTAAAATAG
- a CDS encoding glycosyltransferase family 8 protein — translation MNVAFCVNKLALIGLGVTLNSLAQNCFRAKSLNIWFLCADLSDADKSNISHLLKEANYSGSWHFIDFDPIKHFGQLRSLHGDWTPYGRLLLPEILTTEKTVLYLDADLVVDLDVTDLEDFDIENSAIAAVATGTVEYAIEHKFLIREFNLSPESPYFNSGVLLMNLDVWRRDNIKQACLDVGNKFPSELLAVDQTILNALFSNKFKTLPRRFNCAWYANFERPDLAEQMIFHFVGSPKPWDLFAFALHQGYAEWEKYLTRFWASKYRRTTYGDLVRAWNIRRSYGRLIKHKLKTPTSK, via the coding sequence ATGAATGTAGCCTTTTGTGTTAACAAGCTTGCACTCATTGGTTTGGGTGTAACTTTGAACTCCCTCGCTCAAAATTGTTTCCGCGCAAAATCCTTAAATATCTGGTTTTTGTGTGCCGACTTGAGCGATGCTGATAAATCAAACATCAGCCATTTATTAAAAGAAGCCAACTATTCCGGAAGCTGGCATTTTATTGATTTTGATCCCATAAAACATTTCGGACAACTCCGGTCATTACATGGCGACTGGACACCTTATGGCAGATTGCTGCTCCCCGAAATTTTAACCACCGAGAAGACAGTATTATATCTTGATGCCGATTTGGTTGTTGATTTGGATGTCACCGATTTAGAAGATTTTGATATAGAAAATTCGGCTATCGCCGCCGTGGCAACAGGCACTGTTGAATATGCGATAGAGCATAAGTTCCTGATCAGGGAGTTTAATTTATCACCCGAGTCGCCATATTTCAACTCGGGTGTATTGTTGATGAACCTTGATGTTTGGAGGCGTGATAATATTAAACAGGCTTGTTTGGATGTTGGAAATAAATTCCCCTCAGAACTGCTTGCGGTAGATCAGACAATTTTAAACGCCTTATTCAGCAATAAATTTAAAACCCTTCCCCGCAGGTTTAATTGTGCCTGGTATGCGAATTTCGAAAGACCGGATTTAGCCGAGCAGATGATATTTCATTTCGTGGGTTCGCCCAAGCCCTGGGATTTATTTGCTTTTGCCTTACATCAAGGCTATGCAGAATGGGAAAAGTATTTAACGAGATTTTGGGCTTCTAAATACAGAAGAACAACGTATGGCGACCTGGTAAGGGCATGGAATATCCGGCGCTCATACGGAAGATTGATCAAACATAAACTCAAAACCCCAACCTCAAAGTAA
- a CDS encoding SDR family oxidoreductase → MKVFVTGATGFIGTAIVQELIGAGHQVLGLARSDASAQKLIAAGAEVHRGDLEDLESLRSGAAAADGVIHAGFVHDFTRLQEICQIDKTAIETIGDVLAGSNRPFIVASGTALVSPGKIATEDIIPPVSPGWPRASEQTADAVATKGVRAAAVRLSPSVHGNEDKHGFIPILVNIAREKGVSAYIGEGANRWNAVHRLDAVSLFRLALENAAPAARYHASAEEAIPVKTIAEAIGRELNLPVVSISPEAAAEHFGWFAHMAAIDCPASSEWTQQTLNWKPTHSTLLEDITNGVYTK, encoded by the coding sequence ATGAAAGTATTTGTTACAGGAGCCACAGGCTTCATCGGAACTGCCATTGTGCAGGAGTTAATCGGTGCCGGTCACCAGGTATTGGGATTGGCACGTTCGGATGCATCGGCCCAAAAGTTGATCGCGGCAGGTGCCGAAGTTCACCGGGGCGATCTGGAAGATTTGGAAAGCCTGCGCAGCGGCGCTGCCGCTGCTGACGGCGTAATTCATGCCGGATTTGTTCACGATTTTACGCGTTTACAGGAAATCTGCCAAATAGATAAAACTGCCATTGAAACCATAGGCGATGTACTGGCCGGTTCTAACCGTCCGTTCATTGTTGCTTCGGGTACGGCATTGGTGAGCCCTGGAAAAATAGCCACTGAAGATATTATTCCACCGGTTAGTCCGGGTTGGCCGCGCGCTTCCGAACAAACAGCAGATGCTGTAGCCACGAAAGGTGTTCGTGCTGCAGCCGTTCGCCTGTCGCCATCGGTACATGGCAATGAAGATAAACACGGTTTTATTCCCATACTCGTGAATATTGCCCGCGAAAAAGGTGTTTCGGCTTATATTGGAGAGGGCGCTAACCGATGGAACGCGGTACATCGGCTGGATGCGGTTAGTCTTTTCCGCCTTGCGTTAGAAAACGCTGCGCCTGCAGCCCGTTATCATGCCTCGGCCGAAGAAGCAATCCCGGTCAAAACAATAGCCGAAGCTATAGGCCGGGAGTTGAACTTGCCGGTAGTTTCCATCTCTCCGGAAGCCGCTGCCGAACATTTTGGTTGGTTTGCGCATATGGCGGCCATTGATTGCCCGGCATCAAGCGAATGGACCCAGCAAACTTTGAACTGGAAGCCAACCCATAGTACTTTGCTCGAGGATATTACAAACGGTGTTTATACCAAATAA
- a CDS encoding ArsR/SmtB family transcription factor codes for MKQDIFQAIADPTRRAILTLIAIQALTPNAMAEKFDMSRQAVSKHIKVLYECDLIKPEHSGREIYYHFNAKKMQEFDNWLAQFRQSWETQFNQLDKVLSTIKKQKK; via the coding sequence ATGAAACAGGATATATTCCAGGCCATAGCCGACCCAACACGGAGGGCTATTTTAACTTTAATTGCTATTCAGGCATTAACGCCGAATGCAATGGCCGAAAAATTTGACATGAGCCGGCAAGCGGTATCGAAACATATTAAGGTATTGTACGAATGCGATTTAATTAAACCCGAACATTCTGGCAGGGAAATTTATTACCATTTCAACGCCAAGAAAATGCAGGAATTTGATAATTGGTTAGCTCAATTCAGGCAAAGCTGGGAAACTCAATTTAATCAACTGGATAAAGTATTATCAACAATTAAAAAACAAAAAAAATGA
- a CDS encoding alpha/beta fold hydrolase — MKRVLKGSNILRSASIIAVLLFTTVLRSKGQQSKPAESGYAPVNGIKVYYEVYGTGKPVILLHGAFMTIEGNWSQLIPELSKTRKVIAIEMQGHGHTQFSERKLSHAAMASDVEGVMDHLKIDSADVVGYSMGGSIAYKFAIQSPKRLKKLVIISSTYKSNGWLPEVTAAFKSWKPEFFTNTPMKTAYDAVAPDKTKWTKFIEQMIVFAAEPFDFGDDNIAKITAPVLIIAGDNDGLDKVELAKTYKLLGGGVIADMGPMPKSHLAIVPAQGHVSLMMQTNTILGYLNGFLK; from the coding sequence ATGAAAAGAGTACTTAAAGGATCTAATATCCTTCGGTCTGCATCAATAATTGCTGTGCTTCTTTTTACCACTGTACTTCGGTCAAAAGGGCAACAGAGCAAACCTGCTGAAAGCGGCTACGCACCAGTTAATGGCATTAAGGTTTATTACGAGGTTTATGGTACAGGCAAGCCGGTAATTTTATTGCATGGCGCTTTTATGACTATTGAAGGTAACTGGAGCCAGTTAATTCCCGAGCTTTCTAAAACGAGGAAAGTAATTGCCATTGAAATGCAGGGGCACGGGCATACGCAATTTTCAGAACGAAAATTATCACATGCTGCTATGGCAAGCGATGTGGAAGGTGTAATGGATCATTTGAAAATTGACAGTGCCGATGTGGTTGGTTATAGCATGGGCGGTTCTATCGCCTATAAGTTTGCTATCCAAAGCCCTAAACGCTTAAAAAAATTAGTGATCATTTCGTCTACCTATAAGAGCAATGGCTGGCTCCCCGAAGTAACCGCCGCTTTTAAATCATGGAAGCCGGAATTTTTTACAAACACCCCTATGAAAACCGCGTATGACGCTGTGGCGCCCGATAAAACCAAATGGACAAAGTTCATAGAACAGATGATCGTTTTCGCCGCGGAACCATTTGATTTTGGCGATGACAATATTGCTAAAATTACAGCCCCTGTTTTGATCATAGCCGGCGACAATGACGGGCTTGATAAAGTTGAGCTGGCAAAAACATATAAATTATTGGGCGGCGGTGTTATTGCCGATATGGGCCCGATGCCAAAATCGCATTTGGCTATTGTTCCGGCGCAAGGGCACGTGAGTCTGATGATGCAGACGAACACGATATTGGGTTATTTGAATGGGTTTTTGAAGTAA
- a CDS encoding NAD(P)H-binding protein has protein sequence MKIIVTGSLGNISLPLTQVLVAGWHNVTVVSSDPAKQTAIENLGATAAIGSMSDGSFLADTFKGADAVYAMIPLSFTEPDLGGYMHRIAQNYATALQSAGVKRVVLLSGWAADLVKAENVEHLFDGLNASVTIMRPAAFYTNFYQSIDLIRGKGFIGKFLTLRYSGLWGLLSGKTGLLMGNYGGDDRIVFVSPKDIADAVAEELLLLPQEKTVRYVGSEEMTCNEAARIIGIAVGKSWLKWVRLSDKEMLQGLKMAKVPEKLAETLIEMGAAMHSGKTLENFHKAKPKMGKVKLADFAKEFAVVYQQK, from the coding sequence ATGAAAATTATTGTGACTGGTTCGTTAGGTAATATCAGCTTACCGCTAACGCAGGTTTTAGTTGCCGGATGGCATAACGTAACGGTAGTAAGCAGCGATCCGGCTAAGCAAACGGCTATTGAAAATTTAGGAGCAACAGCCGCCATCGGCTCCATGTCGGATGGTAGCTTCCTTGCCGATACCTTTAAAGGAGCCGATGCAGTTTATGCCATGATCCCGCTGAGCTTTACTGAACCCGACCTTGGCGGCTATATGCACCGGATTGCACAAAATTATGCTACCGCCCTTCAGTCGGCAGGGGTAAAACGGGTTGTGTTATTAAGCGGCTGGGCGGCAGATTTGGTTAAAGCCGAAAATGTTGAGCATTTGTTTGACGGGCTAAACGCATCTGTTACCATCATGCGGCCTGCTGCTTTCTACACTAATTTTTACCAGTCTATCGACCTTATTCGGGGCAAAGGTTTTATCGGCAAATTCCTCACCCTGCGTTATTCGGGCCTTTGGGGATTGCTAAGCGGCAAAACAGGCCTGTTAATGGGCAACTATGGCGGGGATGACCGTATTGTTTTCGTATCGCCAAAAGATATTGCCGATGCCGTTGCAGAAGAACTGCTGTTGCTGCCACAGGAAAAAACGGTCAGGTATGTAGGCAGCGAAGAAATGACCTGTAACGAAGCTGCCCGGATCATCGGCATTGCGGTAGGGAAATCCTGGCTAAAATGGGTGCGGCTTTCAGACAAAGAAATGTTGCAGGGATTGAAGATGGCTAAAGTGCCCGAGAAATTGGCGGAAACGCTTATTGAAATGGGGGCAGCAATGCACAGCGGCAAAACGCTCGAAAATTTTCATAAAGCCAAACCGAAGATGGGTAAGGTAAAACTCGCAGACTTCGCGAAGGAATTTGCGGTGGTTTATCAGCAGAAATAA
- a CDS encoding toll/interleukin-1 receptor domain-containing protein, which yields MSILTFIKKIIFGYDIFVSYSRLDGLNYAYAVAQHFLALGYECYIDQLSSSAPGEKLPLSIRYAVKRSTSFVLIGSGGAQNSVPIADEIKLFLENNKNLPLIPITIDGAINGKAIWYKQIAGLALIDDSIQNLSDGIPAPAVLERIKNALKFTKKSVRLRNITLAILAGIIIISAIAGYYSYIKTLEAKRAIDDKEKATVTMAKALRAKRVADLSKSEADSLRKEADSARGIALRDKDFAQHLADSARHEAEKSGLIAKSNYLINLSNNFSNKYFALDTALKAIKLNPTSSSENNLIQLFLKYPFVYGTDLHYLDIPNKLLSRKQNLIYYLDGSIKQHDITNPRQSDVVKQKIEGYPNIIKDSIILVFNGKQVIKHIVHALSNTVGTSKINFDPPVYLSGANLLNGRIIHEQGNFGKPIDNTIKITEYNGKSLDLITVPLGLSNEDKIENTKMFYSDSNYFLAVELAANDKDISNKEVRIVIYALTEKFQYIGKNMISIGKVLFPNYDFTDFNDIVRYTDDGDTLLLLFFNQKICRYSLTENRERNGIKVSQDSYVEDRAFIPEKNVMVVKNGPNLIVEYLKDLERSDPFSTQSYVVTLPENGFSFLVAGDYILILTQSGCFYVLDIKINPNVPNNYLPVDEILETRAKSRGEFFKYILSN from the coding sequence ATGTCAATACTAACTTTTATAAAAAAGATAATTTTCGGGTACGACATTTTTGTTTCCTATTCGAGGCTCGACGGGTTAAATTATGCTTATGCAGTTGCTCAGCATTTTCTGGCTTTAGGCTATGAGTGTTATATAGATCAACTATCGAGCTCAGCCCCAGGCGAAAAATTACCACTTAGTATACGATATGCTGTGAAAAGGTCAACTTCATTTGTACTCATTGGCAGTGGAGGCGCTCAAAACTCAGTACCAATCGCAGACGAAATCAAATTGTTTCTTGAGAACAATAAAAATCTCCCGCTGATTCCGATCACAATTGATGGGGCTATAAACGGCAAAGCAATATGGTATAAACAAATAGCCGGCTTGGCTCTTATAGATGACTCAATCCAAAATCTAAGCGATGGAATACCAGCGCCAGCAGTCCTTGAAAGAATTAAAAACGCGTTGAAATTTACAAAGAAAAGCGTAAGGTTAAGAAATATCACATTGGCCATTTTAGCAGGAATTATAATTATATCTGCTATAGCCGGTTATTATTCATATATCAAAACATTGGAAGCGAAGAGAGCAATAGATGACAAAGAGAAGGCGACTGTTACAATGGCTAAGGCATTACGTGCAAAACGGGTAGCAGATTTATCGAAGAGCGAGGCGGATTCTCTAAGGAAAGAAGCTGATAGTGCCAGGGGGATTGCACTACGAGATAAAGATTTTGCACAACATTTAGCTGATTCGGCCCGGCACGAGGCGGAAAAGTCGGGATTAATTGCAAAATCTAACTACCTGATTAACTTATCGAACAATTTTTCAAACAAATATTTTGCTTTGGATACTGCATTAAAAGCAATAAAATTGAATCCTACGTCTTCATCGGAAAATAACCTGATTCAGTTGTTTCTGAAGTACCCTTTTGTGTATGGTACTGACCTGCATTATCTCGATATTCCTAATAAATTGCTGAGTCGTAAACAAAATTTGATCTATTATCTTGATGGTTCAATAAAACAGCACGATATTACAAATCCTCGGCAAAGCGATGTTGTTAAACAAAAGATAGAAGGATATCCCAATATTATAAAGGACAGCATTATTCTTGTTTTTAATGGTAAGCAGGTCATTAAACATATAGTTCATGCCCTTTCAAATACAGTTGGCACAAGTAAAATTAATTTTGATCCTCCTGTTTATTTATCCGGGGCTAATTTATTAAATGGCAGGATCATACATGAGCAGGGTAATTTCGGCAAGCCAATAGATAACACTATTAAAATTACAGAGTACAATGGAAAAAGTTTAGACTTGATTACCGTGCCTTTAGGATTGAGTAATGAAGACAAGATCGAAAACACAAAAATGTTTTATTCTGACAGTAACTATTTTTTGGCTGTTGAATTAGCTGCGAATGATAAGGATATTAGTAATAAGGAAGTTAGGATTGTGATATATGCTCTCACGGAAAAGTTTCAATATATCGGAAAGAATATGATTTCAATTGGTAAGGTGCTTTTTCCAAACTATGACTTTACGGATTTTAACGATATAGTTCGATATACCGATGACGGAGACACTCTTTTGCTTCTTTTTTTTAACCAAAAAATTTGCCGCTATAGTCTAACTGAAAACCGTGAAAGGAATGGTATTAAAGTTTCACAAGACAGTTATGTTGAGGATAGAGCTTTCATTCCGGAAAAGAATGTAATGGTTGTTAAAAATGGTCCAAATCTGATTGTTGAATACCTCAAGGATCTTGAAAGGTCCGACCCTTTTTCAACACAGAGCTACGTAGTTACTCTTCCTGAGAATGGGTTTTCTTTTTTGGTTGCGGGAGATTACATCCTTATTTTGACCCAATCAGGTTGTTTCTACGTGCTTGATATCAAAATCAACCCAAACGTTCCGAATAATTATTTACCCGTCGATGAAATCTTGGAAACCCGGGCAAAAAGTAGGGGAGAGTTTTTTAAATATATCCTGTCAAACTAA
- a CDS encoding helix-turn-helix domain-containing protein: protein MNNQPLYRFHSITEYHRAAGLPAPAHPQISLVRMENLTRPLAEGSFSLIYDFYSISMKRVKNIKFKYGQQASDFDEGVLFFMSPGQVFGVEIEKGREMHHPEGWMLLIHPDFLWNTPLAKSIKQHEFFGYSVYEALYLSDKEEAMLNIITQNIEQEYNANIDRFSQSVIIAQLELLLAYSERFYQRQFITRKIANHEILAKLENLLAGYFSSGELARKGLPSVTYIAESLNISPGYLSGLLKSLTGQNTQQHLHNKLIDLAKEKLSTTNLTVSEIAYQLGFEHLQSFSKLFKTKTNLSPLEFRHSFN from the coding sequence ATGAATAATCAACCTTTATATCGGTTCCATTCAATCACGGAATATCACCGGGCTGCGGGCCTGCCTGCGCCCGCACATCCGCAGATTAGTCTTGTGCGCATGGAGAACCTGACCCGCCCATTGGCAGAGGGTTCCTTTAGCCTGATCTATGATTTTTATTCCATCTCGATGAAAAGGGTGAAGAATATCAAGTTCAAATACGGACAACAAGCCAGTGATTTTGATGAAGGCGTACTGTTCTTCATGTCGCCCGGCCAGGTGTTTGGTGTAGAAATAGAGAAAGGCCGTGAAATGCACCACCCAGAGGGATGGATGCTGCTCATTCACCCGGATTTTTTATGGAATACGCCGCTTGCAAAAAGCATCAAACAACATGAGTTTTTTGGTTATTCGGTTTATGAGGCGCTTTACCTGTCCGATAAAGAGGAAGCGATGCTCAATATCATCACGCAAAATATCGAGCAGGAGTATAATGCCAATATCGACCGCTTTAGCCAGAGTGTGATCATTGCCCAGCTTGAATTGCTGCTGGCCTATTCAGAGCGGTTTTACCAGCGGCAGTTTATCACCCGAAAAATCGCTAACCATGAAATATTGGCCAAGCTGGAAAATCTGCTTGCCGGTTACTTTAGCAGCGGCGAGCTTGCCAGGAAAGGACTGCCAAGTGTTACCTATATTGCCGAAAGCCTGAACATTTCGCCCGGATACCTGAGCGGTCTGCTTAAATCTTTAACCGGGCAAAATACTCAGCAACACCTGCACAATAAACTGATTGATCTGGCTAAGGAAAAACTATCCACAACAAACCTTACTGTAAGTGAGATTGCTTACCAACTGGGTTTTGAGCACCTACAATCCTTCAGTAAGCTGTTTAAAACCAAAACAAACCTGTCGCCATTGGAGTTTCGACATTCTTTTAATTGA
- the map gene encoding type I methionyl aminopeptidase, translating to MSISTEDERNGMQQASDAVAITLKKMRDYAKPGISTKELDEYGGELLTQLGAKSAPLLTYKFPGYTCISVNDEVAHGVPSADQILKEGDLINIDVSAELNGYWADNGGSFILGEDIHGHGKLVEASKEILKKAISNIKGGVRISEIGKLIETEAKKAGYTVIKNLTGHGVGRSLHEEPHEIANFCDRYNTTRFKKNSVVAIETFISTKSTIADTQADGWTLKGNKGGFVAQHEHTIMVTGGAPVIFTSQNGIWD from the coding sequence ATGTCGATAAGTACCGAAGACGAAAGAAACGGCATGCAGCAGGCAAGTGACGCCGTAGCCATTACGCTCAAGAAAATGCGTGATTACGCTAAACCGGGTATATCTACCAAAGAGCTTGATGAATATGGCGGCGAATTACTCACGCAACTGGGCGCAAAGTCGGCCCCTTTGCTTACTTATAAGTTTCCCGGCTATACTTGCATAAGCGTTAATGATGAGGTTGCGCATGGTGTACCCTCGGCAGATCAGATTCTTAAAGAAGGCGATTTAATAAATATCGACGTATCGGCAGAACTAAATGGCTACTGGGCCGATAACGGCGGTTCTTTCATCCTCGGAGAGGATATTCACGGCCATGGCAAACTGGTAGAGGCATCTAAAGAGATCTTAAAAAAAGCCATCAGCAATATTAAAGGCGGTGTCCGGATCTCGGAAATTGGTAAGTTGATTGAAACTGAAGCAAAAAAAGCTGGCTATACGGTAATAAAAAACCTGACAGGTCATGGTGTTGGCCGCAGCCTGCATGAAGAACCACACGAGATTGCCAACTTTTGCGACAGGTATAATACCACACGTTTTAAAAAAAATTCGGTAGTGGCGATAGAGACATTCATTTCTACAAAATCAACCATCGCCGATACACAAGCCGATGGCTGGACACTAAAAGGAAATAAAGGCGGTTTTGTTGCACAGCACGAGCACACCATTATGGTAACCGGTGGCGCACCGGTAATATTTACTTCACAGAATGGCATTTGGGATTAA
- a CDS encoding VOC family protein: MRAINPWINFNGNAQEAFNFYKSVFGGEFTKIIRFKDLASAEFQVAESEENKIMYIGLPIGKNNVLIANDVPEFIGRVSENENRSKIYASTESREEADKIFNGLSAGGEVEGPIGDSPWGTYAGMFRDKYGIEWIVEFDPSL, from the coding sequence ATGAGAGCAATTAATCCCTGGATCAACTTCAATGGCAATGCCCAGGAAGCATTCAATTTTTACAAATCAGTTTTTGGCGGAGAGTTCACCAAGATCATCCGTTTCAAAGATTTGGCAAGCGCCGAGTTTCAGGTGGCAGAAAGTGAAGAAAATAAGATCATGTACATTGGATTGCCTATCGGTAAAAACAATGTGCTAATAGCCAACGATGTTCCTGAATTTATAGGACGGGTAAGCGAAAATGAAAACCGGTCTAAAATATATGCCAGCACTGAAAGCCGTGAAGAGGCCGACAAAATATTTAACGGACTATCGGCAGGAGGAGAGGTTGAAGGCCCGATTGGCGACAGCCCATGGGGGACCTATGCAGGAATGTTCAGGGATAAGTATGGTATTGAATGGATTGTAGAATTTGATCCAAGTTTATAA
- a CDS encoding SRPBCC domain-containing protein — MNNDLLFDFTVDKAAQTVYITREFDAELPLVWDAFTKQEILDQWAAPAPMRCKTKYMNFEVGGRRFYAMISPDGQERWLLQKYTSITPKTNFKLYNSFADKDENPELPGSEWDYNFSEQNGITKVNISIYNESLERMERLTDGFSKGFTLMLANLDDLLITLSRKS, encoded by the coding sequence ATGAACAACGATTTGCTATTTGATTTTACTGTTGACAAAGCAGCGCAAACTGTTTATATAACCCGGGAATTTGATGCGGAGCTCCCGTTGGTATGGGATGCCTTTACCAAGCAGGAAATACTGGATCAATGGGCGGCACCGGCACCTATGCGCTGTAAAACCAAATACATGAATTTTGAAGTTGGTGGCCGAAGGTTTTATGCCATGATAAGCCCCGATGGACAAGAGCGCTGGCTGCTTCAAAAATATACTTCTATCACACCCAAAACCAATTTTAAACTATATAACTCTTTTGCCGATAAAGACGAAAATCCTGAATTACCGGGCTCTGAATGGGACTACAACTTCAGCGAGCAAAATGGCATAACCAAAGTGAATATTTCCATTTATAATGAATCGCTTGAACGAATGGAAAGGTTGACGGATGGTTTCAGCAAAGGATTTACTTTGATGTTAGCAAATCTGGACGACCTGCTTATAACCTTATCGCGAAAATCATAA